A single Rhodothermales bacterium DNA region contains:
- a CDS encoding heme-binding protein, producing the protein MHQVATLSHADALAVVDAIRRRLTETGKAAAIAVVDVHGELVAFLRTDGCPLPSIQNAINKAFTAARERKPSGAIGKASRVDGFPMTNFGDLRYTGWGGGVPIVWQGAVVGAVGVSGLPEAEDAELAALGANAVAG; encoded by the coding sequence ATGCACCAGGTTGCCACGCTCTCCCATGCCGATGCGCTCGCCGTTGTCGACGCGATACGCCGGCGCCTGACGGAAACCGGCAAGGCCGCCGCGATCGCGGTGGTCGACGTCCATGGCGAACTCGTCGCTTTTCTGCGCACGGACGGGTGCCCGCTGCCGTCGATCCAGAACGCCATCAACAAGGCCTTTACGGCGGCGCGCGAACGCAAGCCCTCCGGGGCCATCGGGAAGGCCTCCCGGGTGGATGGCTTTCCGATGACGAACTTTGGCGACCTGCGGTACACGGGATGGGGCGGCGGGGTGCCGATCGTGTGGCAGGGCGCGGTGGTCGGGGCCGTGGGGGTGAGCGGACTCCCCGAGGCGGAGGACGCGGAACTCGCGGCGCTCGGGGCGAACGCGGTCGCCGGCTGA
- a CDS encoding trimeric intracellular cation channel family protein, with protein MLELLDLIGTFVFAVSGGLKAAKYELDLLGILVLATLTGVGGGILRDVLLGATPPAVFQDERYLVVCILGGVSVFLAAPHIAPRWKEMLVADAIGLGVFAAIGASKAQAFGLGPIGVIMMAGLTATGGGVVRDVLVREIPAVIQKDFYATAALAGGVSFLAASMAGLPEQAQLLAVAILTTGLRSYAIFARLSLPRARRIE; from the coding sequence ATGCTCGAACTGCTCGATCTGATCGGCACCTTCGTGTTCGCCGTGTCTGGCGGTTTAAAAGCGGCCAAATACGAACTCGATCTGCTGGGCATTCTCGTGCTCGCCACGCTGACGGGGGTGGGAGGCGGCATCCTGCGCGACGTGCTGCTCGGCGCCACGCCGCCGGCGGTTTTTCAGGATGAACGGTACCTCGTCGTCTGTATCCTCGGGGGTGTGTCCGTGTTTCTGGCGGCGCCGCACATAGCGCCGCGTTGGAAGGAGATGCTCGTGGCCGATGCGATCGGGCTGGGCGTGTTCGCCGCGATCGGCGCGTCCAAGGCGCAGGCGTTCGGGCTGGGCCCCATCGGCGTGATCATGATGGCCGGGCTGACGGCCACGGGGGGCGGCGTCGTGCGTGACGTCCTGGTCCGGGAAATCCCCGCGGTGATCCAGAAAGACTTCTACGCCACCGCGGCGCTGGCCGGCGGGGTCAGCTTCCTGGCGGCGTCGATGGCCGGCTTGCCGGAACAGGCGCAGCTGCTGGCGGTCGCGATCCTGACGACGGGCCTACGGTCTTATGCTATTTTTGCGCGGCTCAGCCTGCCCCGGGCCCGCCGCATCGAATAA
- a CDS encoding SET domain-containing protein encodes MGAHVYVDETNVGRGVFAARHFKPGELILTFSGPRIDHTSPLHHTEHAGNLLQTGKYTYIYPDAPGLYVNHSCEPNAGIFPHRRLVALTPVEPGEEIRFDYSTTMDDGIWTLNCLCGQPTCRHVVTDFKTLDPQLQASYLMRGIVLRFIARTYRPPMMRAA; translated from the coding sequence ATGGGTGCGCATGTTTACGTTGACGAAACCAACGTCGGCCGCGGCGTTTTTGCGGCTCGACACTTTAAGCCTGGAGAATTGATCTTGACGTTCTCCGGGCCACGCATCGACCATACCAGTCCACTTCATCACACGGAGCACGCGGGCAATCTGCTGCAAACTGGAAAATACACCTACATCTATCCCGACGCTCCGGGCCTCTACGTTAACCACTCCTGCGAACCAAACGCCGGCATCTTTCCACATCGCCGCCTCGTCGCGCTGACCCCGGTCGAACCGGGCGAAGAAATCCGCTTCGATTACTCCACAACCATGGACGACGGCATCTGGACGCTCAATTGCCTCTGCGGCCAACCCACGTGCCGGCACGTTGTAACCGACTTCAAAACCCTGGACCCCCAGCTTCAAGCCTCCTACCTCATGCGTGGGATCGTGTTGCGGTTCATCGCCCGCACGTATCGCCCCCCGATGATGAGAGCCGCTTGA
- a CDS encoding 2OG-Fe(II) oxygenase, with product MGIPFDFSGIVEAIATTGWSISRGLLDGDVIDRMIEAELALWEAGAFRQAGIGAGAAAMRPEIRNDRIHWLDAEALPEAVKPYWSLVDALRLEMNRSLYLGLRAFEAHYAIYPPGSFYKPHLDQFRHAPHRMISCILYLNRGWTPEDGGLLRIHPPDAPEHLFVDVLPEAGTFVCFRSDRIVHEVLPSRRERLSLTGWLHREKTM from the coding sequence TTGGGTATCCCATTTGATTTTTCCGGTATCGTCGAGGCGATTGCGACGACGGGTTGGAGTATTTCACGGGGACTTCTGGACGGCGATGTGATCGATCGCATGATCGAGGCCGAGCTGGCCTTGTGGGAGGCCGGGGCCTTTCGCCAGGCCGGCATCGGAGCCGGCGCCGCGGCGATGCGGCCGGAGATCCGCAACGACCGCATCCACTGGCTGGACGCCGAGGCGCTGCCCGAGGCGGTGAAGCCGTACTGGAGCCTCGTCGACGCGCTCCGGCTCGAGATGAATCGGTCGCTCTATCTGGGGCTGCGCGCCTTCGAGGCGCACTACGCCATCTATCCGCCGGGGTCTTTCTACAAGCCGCACCTGGACCAGTTCAGGCACGCCCCCCATCGGATGATATCGTGTATCCTCTACCTGAACCGGGGCTGGACGCCGGAGGACGGGGGACTGCTGCGCATCCATCCCCCCGATGCCCCCGAGCACCTGTTCGTGGACGTGTTACCCGAAGCCGGCACGTTCGTCTGCTTCCGGAGCGATCGCATCGTCCACGAAGTGCTCCCTTCCCGCCGCGAACGCCTCAGCCTCACCGGCTGGCTGCACCGGGAAAAAACGATGTGA
- a CDS encoding DUF1028 domain-containing protein, with protein sequence MRALFSLVLLVGFIAPASGQKLTDRRPVATYSIVARDSATGQLGVAVQSHWFSVGPIVAWAEAGVGAVATQSFIDPSYGPLGLAMMRAGRSAPDALAGLLRADADREVRQVAMIDAAGRVQAHTGNRAIQAAGQHVGKQYSVQANLMENPTVWDAMARAYETAEGDLAERLLKALEAAEGEGGDIRGRQSAAILVVSGTPTGRSWEDRIFDLRVEDNPDPVAELRRLVRMQRAYLKLNEGDGWVTQGNFPKALEAYSDAMDILPDEATNGESPFWVGVTLLDAGDADQALPYLQRAYRQDPRWADLIPRLPAAGLLKADPATIERLVQAMQR encoded by the coding sequence ATGCGCGCCCTCTTCAGCCTCGTTCTCCTCGTCGGTTTTATCGCGCCCGCTTCCGGTCAGAAACTGACCGACCGGCGCCCGGTCGCCACCTATTCGATCGTCGCCCGCGACTCGGCGACGGGTCAACTCGGCGTGGCGGTCCAGTCGCACTGGTTTTCCGTCGGCCCGATCGTCGCATGGGCGGAAGCCGGCGTGGGCGCCGTGGCCACCCAATCGTTCATCGACCCCTCGTATGGCCCGCTCGGTCTCGCGATGATGCGCGCCGGACGCAGCGCGCCGGACGCCCTGGCGGGCCTGCTGCGGGCCGACGCCGACCGTGAAGTGCGGCAGGTCGCCATGATCGATGCGGCGGGCCGCGTACAGGCGCACACGGGCAACCGGGCCATCCAGGCGGCCGGCCAGCACGTGGGCAAGCAGTATTCCGTACAGGCCAACCTGATGGAGAACCCCACGGTGTGGGATGCCATGGCGAGGGCCTACGAGACCGCCGAGGGCGACCTCGCCGAGCGGTTGCTCAAGGCGCTCGAAGCGGCGGAAGGCGAGGGCGGCGACATACGCGGCCGGCAGTCCGCCGCCATCCTCGTGGTGTCCGGAACACCGACCGGCCGCTCCTGGGAAGATCGGATCTTCGACCTCCGCGTGGAGGACAACCCGGACCCGGTCGCCGAACTGCGCCGGCTGGTCCGCATGCAGCGGGCCTATCTCAAACTCAATGAGGGCGACGGCTGGGTGACGCAGGGCAACTTCCCGAAAGCGCTCGAAGCCTATTCCGATGCCATGGACATCCTGCCCGACGAGGCCACCAACGGCGAGTCGCCCTTCTGGGTAGGCGTCACCCTGCTGGACGCCGGCGACGCCGACCAGGCCCTGCCCTACCTCCAGCGCGCCTACCGGCAGGATCCCCGCTGGGCCGACCTCATCCCCCGCCTCCCCGCCGCCGGCCTGCTCAAAGCCGACCCGGCCACCATCGAACGGCTGGTGCAGGCCATGCAGCGGTGA
- a CDS encoding heme-binding domain-containing protein codes for MKLLGKILKFGIPAVLILIQFFPVERTNPPVTREVRWDSPETRELAVRACFDCHSNESVWPWYAYVAPVSWRISEHVVDGRRHLNFSTWDQPNEDFEEVEEQIKEEEMPLWDYLIMHSEAKLSPQETQALLNGLKATFEQDPPIERPRRRPPGASEEH; via the coding sequence ATGAAATTGCTCGGCAAGATCCTGAAATTCGGCATACCGGCCGTGCTTATACTCATCCAGTTTTTCCCGGTCGAGCGTACCAATCCGCCGGTCACGCGCGAGGTTCGCTGGGATTCTCCTGAAACGCGCGAACTCGCCGTGCGCGCCTGCTTCGATTGCCACAGCAACGAATCGGTCTGGCCGTGGTACGCGTATGTCGCGCCCGTCTCCTGGCGCATCTCCGAACACGTGGTCGATGGACGGCGCCACCTGAACTTCTCCACCTGGGATCAGCCCAACGAAGACTTCGAGGAAGTGGAGGAGCAGATCAAGGAGGAAGAGATGCCGCTCTGGGACTACCTCATCATGCATTCGGAGGCCAAGTTGTCTCCGCAGGAAACGCAGGCGCTCCTTAACGGATTAAAGGCCACGTTCGAGCAGGATCCCCCGATCGAACGCCCGCGTCGCCGGCCTCCCGGAGCATCCGAGGAGCACTGA
- a CDS encoding ECF-type sigma factor encodes MERTSEQAPVHAAPRWHLTSKVRFNGEGAGAMRASETNAGQIRSANDPHRMAVNETVTQLLIELSEGESAAMDRLLPVVYDELRRLAHRQLDRERADHTFSTTDLVHEAFLKLVQLDRIQWQNRAHFFAIAAQAMRNILVNYALKRKAQKRGGAQEKLPLDEGLVMSDQRADALLALDEALTRLEAMSVRQHQVVTYRFFGGLNIEETATVLKVSPATVKREWTIARAWLNRELQMES; translated from the coding sequence ATGGAACGAACATCCGAACAGGCCCCCGTCCACGCCGCGCCTCGATGGCACCTGACGTCGAAGGTGCGGTTCAACGGAGAGGGCGCCGGCGCGATGCGCGCGTCGGAAACGAACGCCGGCCAGATCCGATCTGCAAACGACCCACATCGTATGGCTGTGAACGAGACCGTAACGCAATTGCTGATCGAGTTGTCCGAGGGCGAATCGGCAGCCATGGACCGTCTCCTGCCGGTCGTGTACGACGAATTGCGCCGGCTGGCCCATCGCCAGCTCGATCGCGAACGCGCCGACCACACGTTCAGCACCACGGATCTCGTCCACGAGGCGTTCCTGAAGCTCGTCCAGCTCGACCGGATCCAGTGGCAAAACCGCGCGCACTTCTTCGCCATCGCCGCGCAGGCCATGCGCAACATCCTCGTCAACTACGCCCTGAAACGCAAGGCGCAGAAACGAGGGGGCGCGCAGGAAAAACTGCCCCTCGACGAGGGGCTCGTTATGTCCGATCAGCGCGCCGATGCCCTCCTGGCCCTGGACGAAGCACTCACCCGGCTCGAGGCGATGAGCGTGCGTCAGCACCAGGTGGTTACCTATCGCTTTTTCGGGGGGTTGAACATCGAGGAGACCGCGACGGTGCTGAAGGTGTCGCCGGCCACCGTCAAGCGCGAATGGACCATCGCCCGCGCCTGGCTGAACCGGGAGCTTCAAATGGAATCGTAA